The genomic window AATGTTAGTGTGCTTACTAAAAAGTTGGTTAAGATTTTTTTGTAATGGTGTAGTTAGTCGAAGACCATCACtgataaaaaaaagcataaaaaatttaaaaaaaaaatgcaacctacgaaagcgcttctggaaaaagcgctgttatagggagggctacgagagcgcttttctgaatAAAAGAGCTGATATAGGGgaggctatcagagcgctttttccagaaaaagcgctctcatagggggggataccagagcgcttttctggaaaaagcgctcttatagggtgagctaccagagcgctttttccagaaaagcgcttttatagggggggtctaccagagcgctttcagaagcgcttttgttacctacgccagcgctggctttcacagcgcttttaaagcccaaaataagcgctttcgtaggccttccgtgttgtagtgaggCCTCGgtagattttatttttcaggttgTGCGTGCATGCAATTTTCCCATTTactctttttcatatttttatgcagAATGAGGCTTTGCATAATTATCTCAATGGTCTACCTCCTTTAGAGACCAAAAAGTATGTTGGAGCATCCTTGAATTCACTTGCCTTTGATTCTTCTCCTCCTGCAACATTTGATGATGCCTTATCATCCTATGCCACCTTATATGATGAATCCGTAGTCCCTATAAGGTACTTGTAAAATATTCTTTTCCTGTTTATGGATGATTGTGAGTTAtgatatttgatatttatttctgTTTATTTTGATACCCCACTATTATTCTTTGCTAGAAATAACTCTTTGGGCACATCAATGCTTGACCTTTTTCATGAGGATATAAGTAAAATACATTCACAAGAAGAAGCTGGTAAAGTTACTGCCGCCGAAGATTGCTCACCTGAGTTATCTTGTATCCCCGAACATTATCCTCTTAACTTACTTGGCATGCCAGTACCAGATGGTACCTATGTACTTGATGGTTCTACGGAAGATTCAGTTGAAGGTGGACATTATATTAAGGAAGTAGGTCAGATTGAGGCAAACATTGAAGTTCCAAATTGTGATGGCAAAAACATTATTAGTAAAATGCAATCTCCAACAACAATGGATAGAAATCCAATGGAGAGATGTAATGATGAGGTGAGAAAATCAAATTATTCGCATCACCTTCGTGGAAagaatcattattataaaatttgCTACGTTTTGTATTGCATGTTACAACAAtgttataaatattcaatttcttTCTTCCTGTGTCAATTTGTTGAACAAATCAGTCATTGTAAATAATACTTTTGTTTTTGTATATAATAGGTTGTTTGTATCGGACGCCATATACAAGGGCACGCTCTAGATAGGCGCGGTCTAGAGAATAATATGACCGTTAATGCTTCAAACATCCGTTCTTATACAGCAAAATCTGATGAGTGGAATGCAAGTAATCAAATCTGTGGAAGTACTCACATAATGCCGTTTCAGGATCTAACGAATAAACAGTTGAATCCTCCAAACTTGAAAAGGAAGAGGACAGGTCAGATCGATCTGGATGCTTCTGGCTTAACACATGAAAATCAGGAGGAAAGTGCTGATTTCTATCAGAGTATCCCGAAAAAGAAGACGAAAACGGGGGAATTAGAAGGGGCATGCAATAACTGTAAATGTATAAAATCACAGTGTTTGAAACGGTAAGATATAGAAATTGCTTCTTTTATTTGGGTGATAGAACAAAGATTACTCTACTAGTATAAGTTGTGAATGAGcttaatgtatatatttttttttcagaTATTGTGAATGCTTTGCTGCTGGAGTTTACTGCACAGGACCTTGCTCATGTCAAAACTGCTTGAATAAACCTATTAATGAAAATATTATCCTGGAAGCTCGCAAGAAGAATGTGCCTAAAGTTGTAAGAATTTCTGATTCTACatcttaaataaattaaaacttgATTCGATATTAATGATATTTTTCATGTAGGAGGACGCCAACAAAAGCGGATGCAACTGCAATAAATCGGGGTGCATGAAGAAATATTGCGAATGCTTTAAGGGTGGTGTTGGTTGCTCCCCAAGCTGTACCTGTCAAGGATGTGAGAATATAAATGGTAGAAAGATAGATGACTGTATTGTTTGGAAGCCACATCTTATCTGGGACTGGAACAAACAGAAGCATTACAAATCCGAGAACATCTTGTACTGAATAGTTTGGAAGCCACATCAAGAGCCTGTGAAATCAAATCCTATAGGAACCATAATTAGATTTCTTTCTGAATGTAATTGATTTCTTAAACCTTACTTTTGTTGATGCCACAATGTACAACTCCAGTCAATGCTTACGTTATTAATATTATCCTCTTAATTTCAATGTTTGTTGTATGTCCCTGAAAAAATTGTTCAAAATTTTACTGTTTGAATCTTTTAGGATGTAAGAAATGTACATTGTAAGATCAAAACACATGAGAGACTTATTTAGGCTGAAAAAGGACTAAtaatatgaatcattttattgatgaaaaattaaatatattatttcttttagttACACCTCAAAATCAGAAGAGACTTGATTCATTTTTGCTTTGCATCACTTTTCTGCATTTTATCCTTTTTGATTCATTCTCCTTTCACTTTGTTTCCACTATTAAAAAAATTCAGTGAGTTTCTTGTGCTACAAGCAAAAATATTCGGTTCACAAGAGTCCATCTCTATAATGAATTTAGAATTTGCAAATCAGAGGTAAAGAGCTAACATAGTACTATATGTGAAGAGTGTGATAAAATTGATGTTCATTATTAATCTCTATTCATCTGCATATCAAGATCGTATGTGAGCTCATTTTACAAATCGttaaacaaatttatttattttattgtttttcttaACGCTTGTACAACAAAAACTGAGTtgtttttttaagttatttagagTTGTTGGAGTTCACTTTATTAAGAACATAAACTGAGTTGTTTTTTGAAGTTATTTAGAGTTGTTGGAGTTCACTTTATTAAGAAGAATAAGTGGAATGTCGCAGGTTGAAATTTACACTCTCACATTTAATATTCTTATATAATTATTAGTTGTGTTAAAGGGACTAGACATGTGTTTTTTTTGTTGGTGTGCTAAAATTTAATTACTATAgtgtatcactaaaattatatttgTCACTTATAAGTCACTTTTCGATAAATTACtttaaactattaattaaatattagtgttttttattttgtattattttttactatttattactctttttttaacttttgtaatttctctgtttttttgtcaataataaagaataattttgttagatttattttattttgagtgataactaatgtttttaaatgttaattttaGAGAGAAAAAAGTATCCGTACAAATAGAAGAAAATTGCTATTTTATTCCACttattaagataaaaaaaatagtattgcttaaaaacaaatttaaaaatcaaa from Vicia villosa cultivar HV-30 ecotype Madison, WI unplaced genomic scaffold, Vvil1.0 ctg.000467F_1_1, whole genome shotgun sequence includes these protein-coding regions:
- the LOC131628573 gene encoding uncharacterized protein LOC131628573 yields the protein MLDLFHEDISKIHSQEEAGKVTAAEDCSPELSCIPEHYPLNLLGMPVPDGTYVLDGSTEDSVEGGHYIKEVGQIEANIEVPNCDGKNIISKMQSPTTMDRNPMERCNDEVVCIGRHIQGHALDRRGLENNMTVNASNIRSYTAKSDEWNASNQICGSTHIMPFQDLTNKQLNPPNLKRKRTGQIDLDASGLTHENQEESADFYQSIPKKKTKTGELEGACNNCKCIKSQCLKRYCECFAAGVYCTGPCSCQNCLNKPINENIILEARKKNVPKVEDANKSGCNCNKSGCMKKYCECFKGGVGCSPSCTCQGCENINGRKIDDCIVWKPHLIWDWNKQKHYKSENILY